A part of Amyelois transitella isolate CPQ chromosome 12, ilAmyTran1.1, whole genome shotgun sequence genomic DNA contains:
- the LOC106136737 gene encoding uncharacterized protein LOC106136737 isoform X2 has product MDSEQGLPVELYIYDLTHGLASLLSPAILGRQIEGVWHTSVVAYGREFFYGSHGISTCAPGSLQLGAPQQVERLGQTFVPFPVFAEYLQGLATTTYTGSEYRLLEHNCNHFSEEVAQFLCGAHVPKHIVRQPETVLSGPQRLALQALLDNLLPGPPGQAVFANGVRRSRQDSPDFLTLNSQIEEARVQSAELEQRRSSLAEKLARKERKKEKKRKKLMRDGHGDGAGEMAEAVEASLGEELVSRAGPSAGAAGLGAELEDERHQEEQRRRSRDPPIVYKDIDGAAEFEKFQKSLEGVELSAEDKQSVDELQQYLVQGEGSWVLGDDFLSFIGRVLSSFSAEAREAALRCLAAAALREDVSLLLHQDRRHHALLNYAQQIDALPAPQQRALALLMCNLFEHISSSEWLLYISEWEHLGQPLSNIRATTKVCVHATLSEDEELRELGTALMHNVTTKEVKTVVFDEVCAELALALLQLLQGSPSEPHLHRALAALARLAAHSADVPQLIQLVGPAPDAFRGVSQRVDEQIDLIMKRLK; this is encoded by the exons ATGGATTCGGAACAAGGACTGCCGGTGGAGCTGTACATCTATGACCTCACACATGGGCTTGCATCTTTGTTGTCACCAGCTATCCTAG GCCGCCAGATCGAGGGCGTGTGGCACACGTCGGTGGTGGCGTACGGCCGCGAGTTCTTCTACGGCAGCCACGGCATCAGCACCTGCGCGCCG GGCAGCTTGCAGCTGGGCGCGCCGCAGCAGGTGGAGCGCCTGGGGCAGACCTTCGTGCCGTTCCCGGTGTTCGCGGAGTACCTGCAGGGGCTCGCCACCACCACCTACAC cgGGAGCGAGTACAGGCTTCTGGAGCATAACTGCAACCATTTCAGTGAGGAAGTGGCTCAGTTCCTGTGCGGCGCACACGTGCCGAAACACATCGTGAGGCAGCCGGAGACCGTGCTGAGCGGCCCGCAGCGGCTCGCGCTGCAGGCGCTGCTGGACAACCTGCTGCCGGGGCCGCCGGGGCAG GCGGTGTTCGCCAACGGCGTGCGCCGCAGCCGCCAGGACAGCCCCGACTTCCTCACGCTCAACTCGCAGATCGAGGAGGCCAG GGTGCAGTCCGCGGAGCTGGAGCAGCGCCGCAGCTCGCTGGCGGAGAAGCTGGCGCGCAAGGAGCGCAAGAAGGAGAAGAAGAGGAAGAAACTGATGCGGGACGGCCACGGGGACG GTGCCGGTGAGATGGCGGAGGCGGTGGAGGCCAGCCTCGGCGAGGAGCTGGTGTCGCGCGCGGGGCCCAGCGCGGGCGCCGCGGGGCTCGGCGCCGAGCTGGAGGACGAGCGCCACCAGGAGGAGCAGCGTCGCCGCAGCCGCGACccgcccatcgtctacaaggaCATCGAC GGCGCTGCTGAGTTCGAGAAGTTTCAGAAGTCGCTGGAGGGCGTTGAACTCTCCGCGGAGGACAAGCAGAGTGTTGACGAGCTGCAGCAGTACCTAGTGCAGGGCGAGGGCAGCTGGGTGCTCGGCGACGACTTCCTCAGCTTCATCG GTCGCGTTCTGAGCAGCTTCTCGGCGGAGGCGCGCGAGGCGGCGCTGCGCTGCCTGGCGGCGGCCGCGCTGCGCGAGGACGTGTCGCTGCTGCTGCACCAGGACCGGCGGCACCACGCGCTGCTCAACTACGCGCAGCAGATCGACGCGCTGCCCGCGCCGCAGCAACGCGCGCTGGCGCTGCTG ATGTGCAACCTGTTCGAGCACATCTCGTCGTCGGAGTGGCTGCTGTACATCAGCGAGTGGGAGCACCTCGGGCAGCCGCTCTCCAACATCCGAGCCACCACTAAG GTGTGCGTGCACGCGACTCTGAGCGAGGACGAGGAGCTGCGCGAGCTGGGCACGGCGCTCATGCACAACGTCACCACCAAGGAGGTAAAGACCGTG GTGTTCGACGAGGTGTGCGCGGAGCTGGCGCTGGCTCTGCTGCAGCTGCTGCAGGGCTCCCCCAGCGAGCCGCACCTGCACCGCGCGCTGGCGGCGCTGGCGCGGCTCGCGGCGCACTCGGCGGACGTGCCGCAGCTCATACAGCTGGTGGGGCCCGCGCCCGACGCCTTCCG gGGGGTGAGCCAACGCGTGGACGAGCAGATAGACTTGATTATGAAGAGGCTGAAGTAG
- the LOC106136737 gene encoding uncharacterized protein LOC106136737 isoform X1, which produces MDSEQGLPVELYIYDLTHGLASLLSPAILGRQIEGVWHTSVVAYGREFFYGSHGISTCAPGSLQLGAPQQVERLGQTFVPFPVFAEYLQGLATTTYTGSEYRLLEHNCNHFSEEVAQFLCGAHVPKHIVRQPETVLSGPQRLALQALLDNLLPGPPGQAVFANGVRRSRQDSPDFLTLNSQIEEARVQSAELEQRRSSLAEKLARKERKKEKKRKKLMRDGHGDGAGEMAEAVEASLGEELVSRAGPSAGAAGLGAELEDERHQEEQRRRSRDPPIVYKDIDGAAEFEKFQKSLEGVELSAEDKQSVDELQQYLVQGEGSWVLGDDFLSFIGRVLSSFSAEAREAALRCLAAAALREDVSLLLHQDRRHHALLNYAQQIDALPAPQQRALALLMCNLFEHISSSEWLLYISEWEHLGQPLSNIRATTKVCVHATLSEDEELRELGTALMHNVTTKERFSVGKALRDLLPRKAKSKVFDEVCAELALALLQLLQGSPSEPHLHRALAALARLAAHSADVPQLIQLVGPAPDAFRGVSQRVDEQIDLIMKRLK; this is translated from the exons ATGGATTCGGAACAAGGACTGCCGGTGGAGCTGTACATCTATGACCTCACACATGGGCTTGCATCTTTGTTGTCACCAGCTATCCTAG GCCGCCAGATCGAGGGCGTGTGGCACACGTCGGTGGTGGCGTACGGCCGCGAGTTCTTCTACGGCAGCCACGGCATCAGCACCTGCGCGCCG GGCAGCTTGCAGCTGGGCGCGCCGCAGCAGGTGGAGCGCCTGGGGCAGACCTTCGTGCCGTTCCCGGTGTTCGCGGAGTACCTGCAGGGGCTCGCCACCACCACCTACAC cgGGAGCGAGTACAGGCTTCTGGAGCATAACTGCAACCATTTCAGTGAGGAAGTGGCTCAGTTCCTGTGCGGCGCACACGTGCCGAAACACATCGTGAGGCAGCCGGAGACCGTGCTGAGCGGCCCGCAGCGGCTCGCGCTGCAGGCGCTGCTGGACAACCTGCTGCCGGGGCCGCCGGGGCAG GCGGTGTTCGCCAACGGCGTGCGCCGCAGCCGCCAGGACAGCCCCGACTTCCTCACGCTCAACTCGCAGATCGAGGAGGCCAG GGTGCAGTCCGCGGAGCTGGAGCAGCGCCGCAGCTCGCTGGCGGAGAAGCTGGCGCGCAAGGAGCGCAAGAAGGAGAAGAAGAGGAAGAAACTGATGCGGGACGGCCACGGGGACG GTGCCGGTGAGATGGCGGAGGCGGTGGAGGCCAGCCTCGGCGAGGAGCTGGTGTCGCGCGCGGGGCCCAGCGCGGGCGCCGCGGGGCTCGGCGCCGAGCTGGAGGACGAGCGCCACCAGGAGGAGCAGCGTCGCCGCAGCCGCGACccgcccatcgtctacaaggaCATCGAC GGCGCTGCTGAGTTCGAGAAGTTTCAGAAGTCGCTGGAGGGCGTTGAACTCTCCGCGGAGGACAAGCAGAGTGTTGACGAGCTGCAGCAGTACCTAGTGCAGGGCGAGGGCAGCTGGGTGCTCGGCGACGACTTCCTCAGCTTCATCG GTCGCGTTCTGAGCAGCTTCTCGGCGGAGGCGCGCGAGGCGGCGCTGCGCTGCCTGGCGGCGGCCGCGCTGCGCGAGGACGTGTCGCTGCTGCTGCACCAGGACCGGCGGCACCACGCGCTGCTCAACTACGCGCAGCAGATCGACGCGCTGCCCGCGCCGCAGCAACGCGCGCTGGCGCTGCTG ATGTGCAACCTGTTCGAGCACATCTCGTCGTCGGAGTGGCTGCTGTACATCAGCGAGTGGGAGCACCTCGGGCAGCCGCTCTCCAACATCCGAGCCACCACTAAG GTGTGCGTGCACGCGACTCTGAGCGAGGACGAGGAGCTGCGCGAGCTGGGCACGGCGCTCATGCACAACGTCACCACCAAGGAG CGCTTCAGCGTGGGCAAAGCGCTGCGGGACCTGCTGCCGCGGAAAGCCAAGTCCAAG GTGTTCGACGAGGTGTGCGCGGAGCTGGCGCTGGCTCTGCTGCAGCTGCTGCAGGGCTCCCCCAGCGAGCCGCACCTGCACCGCGCGCTGGCGGCGCTGGCGCGGCTCGCGGCGCACTCGGCGGACGTGCCGCAGCTCATACAGCTGGTGGGGCCCGCGCCCGACGCCTTCCG gGGGGTGAGCCAACGCGTGGACGAGCAGATAGACTTGATTATGAAGAGGCTGAAGTAG
- the LOC106136735 gene encoding uncharacterized protein LOC106136735 — translation MERSSLEEIEVLAQCACCKCVFDEERPPKLLACHHHFCLRCVGSVLRRGRDVCCLLCARRTELSARLPTHRPVLALARRLAPPELCAAHALPQLWCGACGQRACRACAAHRAHELRPRAALLADGRALRAELLRAAARRRELQLRALDAATALKLALEAELAAPPPAAPPAPATLAAAAAQCSRLRERSAAAALRARLDDLVRSAAGPIDAHVLRRAGLPCDAPPPEPGDPLLLLANYCTAQLYWRGALAADADALVRIEETQEAAEDAASSASTSRAGASPSSPLRPGSLPLYYFELEVDGAAFGRVVIEVRGDVAPRMARNFDALASGAPGAGYRGCAVFQCWENESVITGDFELNNGRGGRSAFAESYFMPDDTRLAAVRGAVGMRRSQKRHDNLGLVGSQFRIVLREMRGFTAIFASVVEGLELVDRLARTGDSAGKPHSAILIAGCGRLD, via the coding sequence ATGGAGCGGTCGTCGCTGGAGGAGATCGAGGTGCTGGCGCAGTGTGCGTGCTGCAAGTGCGTGTTCGACGAGGAGCGGCCGCCCAAGCTGCTCGCCTGCCACCACCACTTCTGCCTGCGCTGCGTGGGCTCCGTGCTGCGGCGCGGCCGCGACGTGTGCTGCCTGCTGTGCGCGCGCCGCACCGAGCTGTCCGCGCGCCTGCCCACGCACCGGCCCGTGCTGGCGCTGGCCCGCCGCCTGGCGCCGCCCGAGCTGTGCGCCGCGCACGCGCTGCCGCAGCTGTGGTGCGGCGCCTGCGGCCAGCGCGCCTGCCGCGCCTGCGCCGCGCACCGCGCGCACGAGCTGCGGCCGCGCGCCGCGCTGCTGGCCGACGGCCGCGCGCTGCGGGCCGAGCTGCTGCGGgccgccgcgcgccgccgcgaGCTGCAGCTGCGCGCGCTCGACGCCGCCACCGCGCTCAAGCTGGCGCTCGAGGCCGAGCtggccgcgccgccgccggccgcgccgcccgcgcccgccaccctcgccgccgccgcggcGCAGTGCAGCCGGCTGCGGGAGCGGAGCGCGGCGGCCGCGCTGCGGGCCCGCCTCGACGACCTCGTGCGGAGCGCCGCCGGCCCCATCGACGCGCACGTGCTGCGCCGCGCCGGCCTGCCGTGCGACGCGCCGCCGCCCGAGCCCGGCGACCCGCTTCTGCTGCTGGCCAACTACTGCACGGCGCAGCTGTACTGGCGGGGCGCGCTGGCCGCCGACGCGGATGCGCTGGTCCGCATCGAGGAAACGCAGGAGGCAGCGGAGGACGCCGCCAGCTCGGCCAGCACCAGCCGCGCGGGCGCGTCGCCCAGCAGCCCGCTGCGGCCGGGCTCGCTGCCGCTCTACTACTTCGAGCTGGAGGTGGACGGCGCCGCGTTCGGGCGCGTGGTGATCGAGGTGCGCGGCGACGTGGCCCCGCGCATGGCGCGCAACTTCGACGCGCTGGCCTCGGGCGCGCCGGGCGCCGGCTACCGCGGCTGCGCCGTGTTCCAGTGCTGGGAGAACGAGAGCGTCATCACGGGCGACTTCGAGCTGAACAACGGGCGCGGCGGGCGCTCGGCGTTCGCGGAGAGCTACTTCATGCCGGACGACACGCGGCTGGCGGCCGTGCGCGGCGCCGTGGGCATGCGGCGCTCGCAGAAGCGGCACGACAACCTGGGGCTGGTGGGCTCGCAGTTCCGCATCGTGCTGCGGGAGATGCGCGGCTTCACGGCCATCTTCGCGAGCGTGGTGGAGGGCCTGGAGCTGGTGGACCGGCTGGCGCGCACGGGCGACTCGGCCGGGAAGCCGCACTCCGCCATCCTCATCGCCGGCTGCGGCAGGCTCGACTGA
- the LOC106136737 gene encoding uncharacterized protein LOC106136737 isoform X3, producing MDSEQGLPVELYIYDLTHGLASLLSPAILGRQIEGVWHTSVVAYGREFFYGSHGISTCAPGSLQLGAPQQVERLGQTFVPFPVFAEYLQGLATTTYTGSEYRLLEHNCNHFSEEVAQFLCGAHVPKHIVRQPETVLSGPQRLALQALLDNLLPGPPGQAVFANGVRRSRQDSPDFLTLNSQIEEARVQSAELEQRRSSLAEKLARKERKKEKKRKKLMRDGHGDGAGEMAEAVEASLGEELVSRAGPSAGAAGLGAELEDERHQEEQRRRSRDPPIVYKDIDGAAEFEKFQKSLEGVELSAEDKQSVDELQQYLVQGEGSWVLGDDFLSFIGRVLSSFSAEAREAALRCLAAAALREDVSLLLHQDRRHHALLNYAQQIDALPAPQQRALALLMCNLFEHISSSEWLLYISEWEHLGQPLSNIRATTKVCVHATLSEDEELRELGTALMHNVTTKEVFDEVCAELALALLQLLQGSPSEPHLHRALAALARLAAHSADVPQLIQLVGPAPDAFRGVSQRVDEQIDLIMKRLK from the exons ATGGATTCGGAACAAGGACTGCCGGTGGAGCTGTACATCTATGACCTCACACATGGGCTTGCATCTTTGTTGTCACCAGCTATCCTAG GCCGCCAGATCGAGGGCGTGTGGCACACGTCGGTGGTGGCGTACGGCCGCGAGTTCTTCTACGGCAGCCACGGCATCAGCACCTGCGCGCCG GGCAGCTTGCAGCTGGGCGCGCCGCAGCAGGTGGAGCGCCTGGGGCAGACCTTCGTGCCGTTCCCGGTGTTCGCGGAGTACCTGCAGGGGCTCGCCACCACCACCTACAC cgGGAGCGAGTACAGGCTTCTGGAGCATAACTGCAACCATTTCAGTGAGGAAGTGGCTCAGTTCCTGTGCGGCGCACACGTGCCGAAACACATCGTGAGGCAGCCGGAGACCGTGCTGAGCGGCCCGCAGCGGCTCGCGCTGCAGGCGCTGCTGGACAACCTGCTGCCGGGGCCGCCGGGGCAG GCGGTGTTCGCCAACGGCGTGCGCCGCAGCCGCCAGGACAGCCCCGACTTCCTCACGCTCAACTCGCAGATCGAGGAGGCCAG GGTGCAGTCCGCGGAGCTGGAGCAGCGCCGCAGCTCGCTGGCGGAGAAGCTGGCGCGCAAGGAGCGCAAGAAGGAGAAGAAGAGGAAGAAACTGATGCGGGACGGCCACGGGGACG GTGCCGGTGAGATGGCGGAGGCGGTGGAGGCCAGCCTCGGCGAGGAGCTGGTGTCGCGCGCGGGGCCCAGCGCGGGCGCCGCGGGGCTCGGCGCCGAGCTGGAGGACGAGCGCCACCAGGAGGAGCAGCGTCGCCGCAGCCGCGACccgcccatcgtctacaaggaCATCGAC GGCGCTGCTGAGTTCGAGAAGTTTCAGAAGTCGCTGGAGGGCGTTGAACTCTCCGCGGAGGACAAGCAGAGTGTTGACGAGCTGCAGCAGTACCTAGTGCAGGGCGAGGGCAGCTGGGTGCTCGGCGACGACTTCCTCAGCTTCATCG GTCGCGTTCTGAGCAGCTTCTCGGCGGAGGCGCGCGAGGCGGCGCTGCGCTGCCTGGCGGCGGCCGCGCTGCGCGAGGACGTGTCGCTGCTGCTGCACCAGGACCGGCGGCACCACGCGCTGCTCAACTACGCGCAGCAGATCGACGCGCTGCCCGCGCCGCAGCAACGCGCGCTGGCGCTGCTG ATGTGCAACCTGTTCGAGCACATCTCGTCGTCGGAGTGGCTGCTGTACATCAGCGAGTGGGAGCACCTCGGGCAGCCGCTCTCCAACATCCGAGCCACCACTAAG GTGTGCGTGCACGCGACTCTGAGCGAGGACGAGGAGCTGCGCGAGCTGGGCACGGCGCTCATGCACAACGTCACCACCAAGGAG GTGTTCGACGAGGTGTGCGCGGAGCTGGCGCTGGCTCTGCTGCAGCTGCTGCAGGGCTCCCCCAGCGAGCCGCACCTGCACCGCGCGCTGGCGGCGCTGGCGCGGCTCGCGGCGCACTCGGCGGACGTGCCGCAGCTCATACAGCTGGTGGGGCCCGCGCCCGACGCCTTCCG gGGGGTGAGCCAACGCGTGGACGAGCAGATAGACTTGATTATGAAGAGGCTGAAGTAG